The DNA sequence CGCCGAGTGAACTGTTGCGTCGCGATACTTTCAAAAATCTGCTCGAAGAAATGAAGTCAGAATATGACATGATTTTGGTGGATACGCCGCCAGTAAGCATGGTGACCGATGCCGAATTGATATACCCGTTGGTGGATTTTGCCCTGATGGTGGTTCACTACGGTACAGATTCTATAGGTCAGGTCAAGGAAAACTTGGCGAACTTGCGCCGCTATGCGGACAAACCTTGCGCTTTTGTGATGAACCACTGCGAATACGAACCGGGGCACTACTATGGCTATGGCTACTATGGCCACGGGTATTATGGAAAGGGATATTACGGAAAAGGCTACTTCAGCAAGGATTAGCCTCTCTATTTAAAACATTGATGGAAGTCTGTAAGAAATTTCGAACGATTTTAACACTTTTTTGTAGACTCTACAGAAAATTTTGGCTTGATTAACTATTTTTTAAATGTTGAACTTTGTAATGGAACCAAGAAGGAACACAAAATGAAAAAAATACTTGGGACAGCTTTACTGGCAGCAGGCTTAGGCTTTGCCCAGATAGGCATGGAGGGCGGCTCGGACGGTCTTCATCAGATTAACGCCAAGACGCTTGGCCAATGGAACTTTACCGTTGGTACGGGTGGAAACATCTCCATATCGTCTTGGGGACTTTCCCGTGGTGGCGTGTACGAACAGGATGGTGTTCGCCATAGCTACAACGATTGGGATTATTCCCAGGCGGGTAACTTCTTTGTAGGCGTCGGCCTGCTTGATTTTTTGGATGTAGGCGCAATTCTTCCGGTCTACTACGAACATGCGAATTCCGATGGTCCGTCAGGAAGCACAAACCAGTGGACAACGAGCCGAGGCGACCTCGACCTGTGGTCCAAGATTAGGCTCCCGCTAGACACCAATAAAATTTACTCCGTGGCGCTCATGCTGAATATGTATGTGCCGACCGGTGAAGCGAATGCCGGTGTGCGCCCCCGCCACGTATGGTACCTGAATAGTGATGGTTACACGCAACCGTTCACGGCCGATGACTGGGCTTTCTCGGCAGGCCTTGCGGCAACGTTTGACCTCACGAAAATTGGTAAGCCGTTCCGCATCAACTTGGCGGCCAGCTACCTCTATCCTCTGGATGTGTCTGAGACCCAGACGCTCGTCTATAGCGCGGGCGTCAACTGGCTCCCGAAGGAATGGGTAGACGTATTCTTGGAATACTCTGCCGAAATGCGCTTGCAGAGCAAGGGCGAATACAAGTTCGACCCGATGAAAGACCCGATGCTCATTACTCCGGGTTTCCGTTTCCACCTGCCTTACAACATCGACTTTGCCATGGGCCTCGAAGTGGCCGTGCGTACCTTCCAGAACCTTGGCTTCGATCATGACGATGAAATGAAGGGCTGCGACAACATGGTGGTCCACTACCAGGGTGAAGGTGGCGAAAAGGTCAATTACTGCTACGCCCCGACTCCGCTTATTTCGGGTGCAGCACTCCTTACCATCCGTTTCGGTGGTGATTCGTTCAAGGATGATGACGGCGACGGCGTAAACAACAGCAAGGACAAGTGCGCCCATACCAAGAAGGGCATCGCTGTCGATGAAACCGGTTGCCCGCTCGATTCCGATAAGGACGGCGTTGTAGATACTTACGACAAGTGCCCGAACACTCCAGAAGGCGTGCAGGTGAATACGGATGGCTGCGCCGACAAGGATTCCGCTTTTGTGACGGATGCCAATGCCGCTGCCGATTCTGCCGCCCGTGCCGATTCCTTGAATGCGGCCGAACGCGCCCGTCAGGATTCCCTGGCCCGCGTCGATACCGACAAGGATGGCATTCCGGATATCAAGGACAAGTGTCCGAATACACCCGAAGGAATTGTGGTGGATTCCCTGGGCTGCATGCTCGACTTTGACAAGGATGGCGTTGCCGACAATAACGATAAGTGCCCGAACACCCCGGAAGGCGTGAGCGTTGACAGCACCGGCTGCCCGATGGACTTTGACAAGGACGGCGTTCCGGACAACAAGGACAAGTGCCCGAACACCAAGGAAGGCCTCGCTGTAGATTCTACGGGCTGCCCAGCAGATACGGACAACGATGGCGTGTTCGATGGTGTTGACAAGTGTCCGGGAACGCCTGCAGGAATGCCGGTGGATTCTACGGGTTGCACGATGGATACCGACAAGGATGGCGTTCCGGACAATCTGGACAAGTGCCCGCACACCTTGGAAGGCGTACGTGTTAAGGAAGATGGCTGCCCGGTGAACAAGAAGGAAAACCTCGATGAACTCAAGAAGGGTATCCAGTTCCAGACGGGTTCTGCCAAGCTCACCAAGAAGAGCTACACCACGTTGAACGATATTGCCTCTTTGATGAGAAAGTTCAAGTCTGCAAACCTTGAAGTGCAGGGCCACACCGACAACACCGGTTCAGAAGACACGAACCAGAAGCTATCGCAGAAGCGTGCCCAGGCTGTGGTGGATTTCTTGAAGAAGAAAGGTATTGAAGATGACCGCCTGCGTGCGATTGGCTACGGCTCTGAAATGTCGATTGCCGATAACAACACGAAGGAAGGCCGTGAACAGAACCGTCGCGTAGAACTCGTTCCGTTCGAAAAGTAATCCCTTTAAAAAACAGTAGGGCCGACCTTTGAGTCGACCCTCTTTTTTTAATTCTTTGTGCTTGTAAAAATGAAGCTTTTATTAGTTTGTCTTTTATTCTTTGCTTCTCTCGTTTTTTCGCAGTCTGTGGTGGGTACGGAACGTAACCGTAACCTGCGTACGCTCGACAATTTGCCGATGCTTTTGGATTACCATCGCCATACGGTGGGGGAGTCCTTACAGTTTTTTACTTATCCACGCCGGAATGTTTCTTTTGTTCGTGATTTTACTGATAAAGAAAGAAATGCGCTTGTCTATTATGCCGATTCGATTGGTACTGGGAATGACGCGCACCGCTTTGCCATTGCGGCTTCGCCTGTTTTAGGCCTGGATTACCGTGGTGGGGAGGCTATTGGCGACACGATTTGGCCGGGGGTGGATGGCGGCCTTTACTTGCGCGGCTATGCGGATTCCTTGGACTTTGATTTGGATGCCCGCATTTATGCGGAAAAACATTCAGCCGAAAAGCCCAAGAGCTTTGATGGTGAAGTTTTTGACGTGCAGACCGAAGAAGGTAATGCCGGTGCCGATTATGTAAGTTATGCTCGCTACCGTGCCCATTTAGGGCTGAACTACGCCTGGGTGCGAGTTTCTTTGGCCCGCGATGTGCTGCACTGGGGGCCTGGCTATTACAATAACCTCACCTTTAACCAGTTTGCGCTCCCGTATAATATGGTCAACGTAGATATAACGTTTGGCCCTTTGCATGTGTATAGTGTTTATGGCGACTTGCGTGTGAATAGCTGGAGCTATAGCCCCGACAACTTGAATGACCGAAACCTGTATGCGCATCGCTATGAACTTGCCTTGGGCGACTTTACGGTGGGTATGAGTGAAATCCAGATTCTGTATAACGAAAACAAACCGTGGCTTTTTGTACCGGTAGTGCCGTTGTTTATTGAAAAAGGGAACTATTCCGAAAGAGTGAATAACGGGGCCCTAGCCTTCGATATGAACTACCGCCTGTTGAATGCGGTTCGCCTTTACGGGGAATTTTTCTTGGACGACATGGAATCGCCAATGGCCGTGTACGAAAATGAGTATAGCAATAACCGCTGGGCGGCGATGCTCGGTATGCAGGCGGGTTTCGATACGCATGTCGGAAAGCGTTTGCTGCAACTGGGAACGATTGCCGAAATTGCCCGTGTAGAGCCTTACACGTACTGTCATTACGATTCGGCTCGGGCGCAGATGGCGCACTTGGGTAAGCCCCTGGGGAATCCGAATGGGCCGAACAGCCTGGCGGTGGACTGGACGCTTTACGGTCAGCTGAATTTGAGCGGCCTTTCGAATGTTTTTGTGGGGCTGCACCAGAAATGGCTCTGGAAAGGAACGGATGAGGGGAGCAGCATCGATGACCCGTACAAGACGGTGCCCAAGCGCTTTGTGCATAACGCCCCGTTGCACTATTCTCTGCTCCCGATGCTTAGCTATAGGGGCTCGCATGTGGCGGTGATGGGCGAATATGGATTCTTTGACGACAAGTATGTGAACGTGCGCATTGCGTTTATGATGTAAAATAACGGAATTGTGTAAGTTTTTTGGAATTTTTATAAACTAAGCCTTTGTTAGTTAGAAATAAGTTTTTATATTTGTAAACGAGTTCTTTACTTTTGTGGGAAAGGGTGTATAAATGTCTCAGTTTAAACAAATTTTTATCAATTTCAGGCTTCGTAAGCGCTTGCTTGCTCTGGTAGATGGCTTTATCGTTTTTGTGGCCGGTCTGCTAGTCAATATTCCGTTGCCTGCCTTTGCGGACCGCATCGATAGGGCGCATCTTTTCTCTTTTTTACTCCTTTGTGCCTTTTCTTGCTTTGCTTGCCAGCTCCTATTCGGGGCATACAATAAGCTGTGGCGTTATTTCAACTTGAGCGATTATCTGAGCTGTGTCAAGGGGATTTTTGGCGGCTTTGTGATTGCCTCCCTTCTCTATTATATCATAGCAGGGGACCTGTTTATCGGCTTTACGGTGCTGACGGGTATCATTGCGGTGGTGGGCGTGTGCCTGTTCCGTTACCTGTTCAAGGGAACCTTTATTTCGCTTGTAAATGCGGGGCTTGAAGAAGGGAAAAAGCGCCGTACCATGATTATCGGTGCCGGTGAGGCCACGCGTGTGCTGCTTGACGAAATTAGCCGACTGCAGTCTCCGGAAGAAAAGGATGCCGTTGGGGCGACTGAAACCTACGGAATTTATCCGGTTTGCCTGATCGATGATGACCGTTACAAGATTGGTAAACCTTTTCACAACGTTCTGGTGGCTGGCAGTACAAGCGACATCGAAAAGATTGCTCGCCTCGAACATATTGAGCAGATTATTTTTGCGATTCCCAGTTGCCCGCCTAAAGACCGTGCGGTGATTTTGGACTTGTGCGGAAAGACGGGGCTTCCGGTCAAGATTTTGCCGTTTGTGGGGAGCTTGCAAGATGTTTCGGAGACTCAAAAGTCCAACTACATTTCGCAGATTCGTGACATTAAGGTAGAAGACCTTTTGGGGCGTGAACCGATCAAGTTCGACAATTCCGAAATTCGTGAATTTATTGAGAACAAGGTTTGCATGGTGACCGGCGGCGGTGGCAGTATCGGTAGCGAACTCGTGCGCCAGATTGCCAAGTACAACCCGGCCCAGGTGATTATCGTGGACATTTATGAAAACAACGCCTACGATATTCAGCAAGAATTGGTGATGGAATACGGCAAGAGCCTGAACCTGGTGACGATTATTGCGAGTGTGCGCGACTATTTCCGCATGAACCAGATTTTCAAGAAGTACAAACCGCAGGTGGTGTTCCACGCGGCGGCTCACAAGCATGTGCCGCTCATGGAAAATAACCCGATGGAAGCCATTAAGAACAATGTGGTGGGTACGTTCAATATGGCAACGCTTTCGCTGATTAACAACGTCAGTAAGTTCGTTATGATTAGTACCGACAAGGCCGTGAACCCGACAAACGTGATGGGGGCTTCTAAGCGTTGCTGCGAAATGATTGTGCAGTTCTTTTCGCAACAGAAGGACTGCCATACCGATTTTGTGACGACCCGCTTTGGTAACGTGCTGGGCAGTAACGGATCCGTGATTCCGCTGTTCAAACGACAGATTGAGCAGGGCAAGCCCGTGACAGTGACTCACCCGGACATTATCCGCTACTTTATGACGATTC is a window from the uncultured Fibrobacter sp. genome containing:
- a CDS encoding thrombospondin type 3 repeat-containing protein — protein: MKKILGTALLAAGLGFAQIGMEGGSDGLHQINAKTLGQWNFTVGTGGNISISSWGLSRGGVYEQDGVRHSYNDWDYSQAGNFFVGVGLLDFLDVGAILPVYYEHANSDGPSGSTNQWTTSRGDLDLWSKIRLPLDTNKIYSVALMLNMYVPTGEANAGVRPRHVWYLNSDGYTQPFTADDWAFSAGLAATFDLTKIGKPFRINLAASYLYPLDVSETQTLVYSAGVNWLPKEWVDVFLEYSAEMRLQSKGEYKFDPMKDPMLITPGFRFHLPYNIDFAMGLEVAVRTFQNLGFDHDDEMKGCDNMVVHYQGEGGEKVNYCYAPTPLISGAALLTIRFGGDSFKDDDGDGVNNSKDKCAHTKKGIAVDETGCPLDSDKDGVVDTYDKCPNTPEGVQVNTDGCADKDSAFVTDANAAADSAARADSLNAAERARQDSLARVDTDKDGIPDIKDKCPNTPEGIVVDSLGCMLDFDKDGVADNNDKCPNTPEGVSVDSTGCPMDFDKDGVPDNKDKCPNTKEGLAVDSTGCPADTDNDGVFDGVDKCPGTPAGMPVDSTGCTMDTDKDGVPDNLDKCPHTLEGVRVKEDGCPVNKKENLDELKKGIQFQTGSAKLTKKSYTTLNDIASLMRKFKSANLEVQGHTDNTGSEDTNQKLSQKRAQAVVDFLKKKGIEDDRLRAIGYGSEMSIADNNTKEGREQNRRVELVPFEK
- a CDS encoding nucleoside-diphosphate sugar epimerase/dehydratase, with the translated sequence MSQFKQIFINFRLRKRLLALVDGFIVFVAGLLVNIPLPAFADRIDRAHLFSFLLLCAFSCFACQLLFGAYNKLWRYFNLSDYLSCVKGIFGGFVIASLLYYIIAGDLFIGFTVLTGIIAVVGVCLFRYLFKGTFISLVNAGLEEGKKRRTMIIGAGEATRVLLDEISRLQSPEEKDAVGATETYGIYPVCLIDDDRYKIGKPFHNVLVAGSTSDIEKIARLEHIEQIIFAIPSCPPKDRAVILDLCGKTGLPVKILPFVGSLQDVSETQKSNYISQIRDIKVEDLLGREPIKFDNSEIREFIENKVCMVTGGGGSIGSELVRQIAKYNPAQVIIVDIYENNAYDIQQELVMEYGKSLNLVTIIASVRDYFRMNQIFKKYKPQVVFHAAAHKHVPLMENNPMEAIKNNVVGTFNMATLSLINNVSKFVMISTDKAVNPTNVMGASKRCCEMIVQFFSQQKDCHTDFVTTRFGNVLGSNGSVIPLFKRQIEQGKPVTVTHPDIIRYFMTIPEAVNLVLEAASFAHGGEIFVLDMGQPVKIVTLAENLIRMYGKVPYKDVEIKFTGLRPGEKLLEELLMGEEGLQKTKNKLIYIGKQIPIDLDSFVNQLWDLKNAAQANDDKKAVSALHKIVPTFTTPEEFNKTVMMPKV